One window of the Candidatus Microbacterium colombiense genome contains the following:
- a CDS encoding tape measure protein, translated as MSDEVGSGHVSIFPVMTGFKGKVARETEQAGAAGAKTFNKGFKGAGSLTGRSLGREMQQSLNSSTAGLGADAMRSLNREVASASAVLSRARLKQQDEAGKVRVAESKLQEAIAKSGAESSQAVAAEERLAAARRRSAAASASVTAASARLTAAQTAVVTATASLAAASARAHTGLRGVAGALRDGWTNAAAARSAFTGVIGSLAGIVRAASDITGVTRIARLMASQVSRAFTSMATMVGGGLAKAWAASKSWLGSVGKTVRGAFAPFTQYAAALGARLASPFVRLGSKVSSWMSPVTSQVGALFAKLGAAAGPAASRLVSSFGRGVSSIGGVAQRALSSVVSAASNAGAAAGRALGAGIQNAATGAVGIAAAGIGIALGKGFGRLTAIDTAQAKLRGFGKDAGEIKAIMADASASVKGTAFGLGEAATVAGAAVAAGIKPGEQLQSHLKSIANNASAAGLTMQEMGSIFNKAATQANGVQNDVIGQLADKGIPIYQELGKQLGVTAGDVFDMASKGKIDFATFSKAATAAAGTVADEMGKTVPGATKNFFAAMGRIGANALGGLEEGSFYSKLGPLINSVSKALGPLEERAKGVGAAWNSWVGPIMDRLTGFFTSVGDGSSDLIGKLKEFAPILAPLAGAFAALGAGGLGGLLARLGPLASLLPGLSGALGLLGGPLGIAAAAFGAFALSGGDVSGLVSGITGIIDQVVAALPQLVDAVVGAIPGIVDGLLGAIPQLLEAATSIVFALVRGIVTAIPVLVEGALALVDGLVSALITNLPAIIDGAIQLVTALVEGLITALPLLVDGALQLVSGLLEAIVAALPTIIHGGVQLLMSLVDGLIQALPQLLTAALELVMGLLTAILENLPMIIDAGIQLLLSLVTGLIDALPQLVEAAITLVLQLVTGLLDALPQLIEAGIQLVVALITGLIEAIPQIIDMLPQIISAIWDGLVAVDWLDLGAQIIKGIIDGLFSMVGSLGDAVGDIVGTITDFFPHSPAKRGPLSGAGWKRLKDSGKATLEQFNAGAKSESGEFGASLVDMAKDASVRAQAAMQSASMTISASAGQSTGTGGDAAPAEIPRSVSQVNHFDKTDPREGAELASQQLTAMLRGA; from the coding sequence ATGTCCGATGAGGTCGGCTCCGGTCACGTATCGATCTTCCCGGTGATGACCGGCTTCAAGGGCAAGGTTGCGCGCGAGACCGAGCAGGCTGGCGCGGCCGGTGCGAAGACCTTCAACAAGGGCTTCAAGGGTGCAGGTAGCCTCACCGGTCGCTCCCTCGGACGTGAGATGCAGCAGTCGCTGAACTCGTCGACCGCCGGTCTCGGCGCCGATGCGATGAGGTCCCTGAACCGTGAGGTCGCGTCCGCGTCCGCTGTGCTCTCCCGTGCCCGTCTGAAGCAGCAGGACGAGGCGGGCAAGGTTCGCGTCGCCGAGTCGAAGCTGCAGGAGGCGATCGCCAAGTCGGGCGCGGAGTCCTCCCAGGCGGTGGCGGCTGAGGAGCGTCTCGCCGCCGCTCGTCGTCGCAGCGCGGCGGCTTCCGCGTCGGTAACGGCTGCATCTGCACGTCTGACCGCCGCGCAGACCGCAGTCGTCACGGCGACGGCCTCGCTCGCTGCCGCGTCTGCTCGCGCCCACACCGGTTTGCGTGGCGTGGCCGGTGCGCTCCGAGATGGCTGGACGAACGCCGCCGCGGCCCGGTCTGCCTTCACGGGCGTGATCGGGTCGCTCGCGGGGATCGTGCGTGCCGCGTCGGATATCACCGGTGTCACGCGCATCGCGCGGCTGATGGCCTCGCAGGTGTCGCGTGCGTTCACGTCGATGGCGACGATGGTCGGTGGCGGCCTTGCGAAGGCGTGGGCTGCGTCGAAGTCGTGGCTCGGGTCGGTCGGAAAGACCGTGCGTGGTGCGTTCGCGCCGTTCACCCAGTACGCGGCCGCGCTGGGGGCGCGCCTTGCGTCTCCGTTCGTGCGGCTCGGTTCGAAGGTCTCATCGTGGATGAGTCCTGTCACCTCGCAGGTCGGTGCGCTGTTCGCCAAGCTCGGTGCTGCCGCTGGCCCCGCCGCGTCCCGGCTGGTGTCTTCCTTCGGGCGCGGTGTCTCTTCCATCGGGGGAGTGGCGCAGCGTGCCCTGTCCTCGGTCGTCTCGGCCGCAAGCAACGCCGGAGCCGCCGCAGGGCGTGCGCTCGGCGCGGGGATCCAGAACGCTGCGACCGGTGCCGTCGGCATCGCTGCAGCGGGAATCGGTATCGCCCTTGGGAAGGGCTTCGGTCGTCTGACCGCGATCGACACCGCGCAGGCGAAGCTTCGCGGTTTCGGCAAGGACGCCGGCGAGATCAAGGCGATCATGGCCGACGCGTCCGCGTCGGTCAAGGGAACAGCCTTCGGTCTCGGTGAAGCGGCGACCGTCGCTGGTGCGGCCGTCGCTGCGGGCATCAAGCCGGGCGAGCAGCTGCAGAGCCACCTCAAGAGCATCGCGAACAACGCCTCCGCGGCGGGGCTCACGATGCAGGAGATGGGCTCCATCTTCAACAAGGCGGCGACCCAGGCCAACGGCGTCCAGAACGACGTCATCGGTCAGCTCGCCGACAAGGGCATCCCGATCTATCAGGAGCTCGGCAAGCAGCTCGGCGTCACTGCCGGCGACGTCTTCGACATGGCGTCGAAGGGCAAGATCGACTTCGCGACGTTCTCGAAGGCCGCGACCGCGGCCGCAGGCACTGTCGCGGACGAGATGGGGAAGACCGTCCCCGGGGCGACGAAGAACTTCTTCGCCGCCATGGGGCGCATCGGCGCGAACGCGCTCGGTGGGCTCGAAGAGGGATCGTTCTACTCCAAGCTCGGGCCGCTGATCAACTCCGTGTCGAAGGCTCTGGGCCCGCTCGAGGAGCGGGCGAAGGGCGTCGGCGCGGCGTGGAACTCCTGGGTCGGTCCGATCATGGACCGCCTCACCGGGTTCTTCACCTCTGTGGGTGACGGCAGTAGCGACCTCATCGGCAAGCTCAAGGAGTTCGCGCCGATCCTTGCCCCGCTCGCGGGCGCGTTCGCGGCTCTCGGTGCGGGTGGACTCGGCGGGCTACTCGCTCGCCTCGGTCCGCTCGCGTCGCTGCTGCCCGGTCTGAGCGGCGCGCTCGGTCTCCTTGGTGGTCCGCTCGGTATCGCTGCGGCCGCGTTCGGGGCGTTCGCGCTGTCGGGCGGGGACGTCAGCGGTCTCGTCTCCGGCATCACAGGCATCATCGATCAAGTTGTGGCCGCGCTCCCGCAGCTTGTCGACGCTGTCGTCGGTGCTATCCCGGGCATCGTTGACGGGTTGCTCGGCGCGATCCCGCAGCTACTCGAAGCTGCGACCAGTATCGTCTTCGCTTTGGTACGGGGCATCGTAACCGCGATCCCCGTGCTCGTCGAGGGTGCTCTCGCGCTCGTCGACGGGCTCGTCAGCGCTCTGATCACGAACCTGCCCGCGATCATTGACGGGGCGATCCAGCTGGTGACCGCTCTCGTTGAGGGTTTGATCACCGCGCTGCCGCTGCTCGTCGACGGTGCTTTGCAACTGGTGTCGGGTCTGCTTGAGGCGATCGTTGCGGCACTGCCGACGATCATCCATGGTGGCGTGCAGTTGCTCATGTCCCTCGTGGACGGGCTGATCCAGGCACTGCCTCAGCTGCTTACCGCAGCACTCGAACTCGTGATGGGCTTGCTCACCGCGATCCTCGAGAACCTGCCGATGATCATTGACGCGGGCATTCAACTGCTCCTGTCGCTGGTCACCGGGCTGATCGACGCGCTCCCGCAACTCGTCGAGGCCGCGATCACTCTCGTGCTTCAACTCGTCACCGGGCTGCTGGACGCGCTGCCGCAGCTGATCGAGGCGGGCATTCAGCTCGTCGTCGCTCTGATCACGGGGCTGATCGAGGCGATCCCGCAGATCATCGACATGCTCCCACAGATCATCTCGGCAATCTGGGATGGGCTCGTGGCGGTCGACTGGCTCGACCTCGGGGCACAGATCATCAAGGGCATCATCGACGGCCTGTTCAGCATGGTCGGCTCTCTCGGCGACGCGGTCGGCGACATCGTCGGCACGATCACCGATTTCTTCCCTCACTCGCCGGCGAAGCGCGGTCCCCTTTCGGGTGCCGGGTGGAAGCGGTTGAAGGACTCCGGTAAGGCCACGTTGGAGCAGTTCAACGCGGGTGCGAAGTCGGAGTCGGGGGAGTTCGGAGCATCACTCGTCGACATGGCGAAGGACGCGTCCGTGCGGGCACAGGCGGCGATGCAGAGTGCGTCGATGACGATCTCTGCTTCGGCCGGCCAGAGCACTGGCACGGGTGGAGATGCGGCTCCCGCTGAGATCCCGCGTTCGGTGTCGCAGGTGAATCACTTCGACAAGACGGATCCGCGCGAAGGCGCGGAGCTCGCGAGTCAGCAGCTCACTGCGATGTTGAGGGGGGCGTGA